From the genome of Miscanthus floridulus cultivar M001 chromosome 10, ASM1932011v1, whole genome shotgun sequence, one region includes:
- the LOC136485239 gene encoding transcription factor MYB60-like — protein MGRPPCCDNGVGVKKGPWTPEEDIVLVSYIQQHGPGNWRSVPENTGLMRCSKSCRLRWTNYLRPGIKRGNFTPHEEGIIIHLQALLGNKWAAIASYLPQRTDNDIKNYWNTHLKKKVKRLQQPAADSFQTTASSNAVTCSPNYYSPSSSSSHHSLQGMQQPMNSYPNTACSGAPSNNETTTTGVSDLFQAWMMRPSPAAAAATANNCKQIAMQEFQEEQDAAAANIVCQEQMVMTGGDVNKSSTLEMVVAPAVMGASTATFSLLEDWLLDDMPGQAMDGLMGISAGCCSDPIMF, from the exons ATGGGGAGGCCACCGTGCTGCGACAACGGCGTCGGCGTCAAGAAAGGGCCATGGACGCCCGAGGAGGACATCGTGCTCGTCTCCTACATCCAGCAGCACGGCCCCGGGAACTGGCGGTCTGTGCCAGAGAACACAG GGTTGATGAGGTGCAGCAAGAGCTGCAGGCTGCGGTGGACCAACTACCTCAGGCCTGGGATCAAGCGTGGGAACTTCACTCCTCATGAGGAAGGGATCATCATCCACCTCCAGGCATTGCTTGGCAACAA GTGGGCAGCCATAGCCTCCTACCTCCCTCAAAGAACCGACAACGACATCAAGAACTACTGGAACACACACCTCAAGAAGAAGGTAAAGAGGCTGCAACAACCGGCAGCCGACTCCTTCCAAACCACTGCCTCCTCCAATGCAGTCACCTGCAGCCCAAACTACTACagccccagcagcagcagcagccaccacAGCCTCCAAGGAATGCAGCAGCCCATGAACAGCTACCCCAACACCGCCTGCAGCGGCGCACCAAGCAACAATGAGACCACCACTACCGGCGTCTCCGACCTCTTCCAGGCATGGATGATGAGGCcgtcaccagcagcagcagcagcgacagcTAATAACTGCAAGCAGATCGCCATGCAAGAGTTCCAGGAAGAGCAAGACGCTGCAGCAGCCAACATCGTTTGCCAGGAACAGATGGTGATGACCGGCGGTGATGTTAACAAGTCGTCGACGTTGGAGATGGTGGTGGCGCCGGCGGTGATGGGAGCGAGCACGGCTACCTTCTCGCTGCTCGAGGACTGGCTGCTCGATGACATGCCGGGGCAGGCCATGGATGGGCTCATGGGGATCTCTGCCGGTTGCTGTTCAGATCCCATCATGTTCTAG